One window of the Rhipicephalus microplus isolate Deutch F79 chromosome 2, USDA_Rmic, whole genome shotgun sequence genome contains the following:
- the LOC119169987 gene encoding uncharacterized protein LOC119169987, translated as MREAPLVPTWLWLWVLAWGPCSRAWKRDEMPSHSRVRTLDSLYISPQFTVALTVGRGKLLAAWSRNNCGLQHTSDGGLVITGHQCYDVPTVDMSSWSVPASGIAMYLTSVRYLSERSFAGYGPVHHVHRLEILQNKITNIRRRSFVGFSNVTFLSLADNPIKFLSGEAFIGLDSLKVLVLFRTWLHEFSTVVAAVSPHVLPGLEILNLGGTQIWRIEENDLVPMENSSLKHLQINLCDMLTFMHPHALKPLKNLEGLYFRDNLNMPLDNIIDVITNISQQTFRVIDVSQPVSKNATYTIFEAVSRTTAEVVIFIRLQDATLTKDFFPFMPRVKCIVLESGKIRDLKPKAVANMPNLEEISFVRNQFLGIPPGILEPRLKVLDLSGYDRGFIQLDVPDYVFDKMSNLRELYMRYKALPSLTEFTFWGLVSLENLDLKKCSIDSLPEGVFKHLTKLKHIDLSRNPIFRPGSSVNMRAFQGINSLKTLILSDTKLTDLSSSLSFEDLQGLEYIDLSNNSISVLPDDLFKSSYNLEHLNLRENLIESWKPQKSSIKRLKSLDLSLNKIRYFNRDALRSFDQLHILDLSENVFSCTCAIRPFLEWLRGTNVTVRYLPYTTLYTCSDPLEMDGKAILTVDSLLQRTCKPTLIVSIMCVGIVILVIISLLVAGYIYRRRYDRWLRSQSMASSVASKVYLYDAFVSYSNSDTQWVISRLLPQLECSTIGNLKLCVYDRDFVAGRNISECILESIKQSRKIILVLSNSFLQSPWCKFETDLAQYTLLEENRDAFILLKISRLDETLLSPKLNYLLKTRIHLSWSQSPKEEVVFFSKLHTALTDDKIRPFCDQRAPAAAPKLLFFKKVRRKANLV; from the coding sequence ATGCGAGAGGCGCCTTTGGTTCCGACATGGCTCTGGCTCTGGGTGCTGGCCTGGGGACCATGCTCGCGGGCCTGGAAGCGGGACGAGATGCCGTCTCACAGCAGGGTGCGAACCCTCGACTCACTCTACATTTCACCCCAGTTCACCGTCGCCCTCACCGTCGGCAGGGGCAAATTGCTGGCCGCCTGGTCTCGCAACAACTGCGGCCTCCAGCACACCAGCGATGGTGGCCTGGTCATCACCGGCCACCAATGCTACGACGTACCCACGGTCGACATGTCCTCGTGGTCCGTACCGGCGTCCGGCATTGCAATGTACCTCACGTCAGTCCGTTACTTATCGGAGAGAAGCTTCGCAGGCTATGGTCCCGTGCACCACGTGCATCGCCTGGAGATCTTGCAGAATAAGATCACCAACATTCGCCGCAGGTCGTTCGTGGGCTTCTCAAACGTCACTTTCCTCAGCCTGGCCGACAATCCGATCAAGTTTCTGTCCGGTGAAGCCTTCATCGGCCTCGACAGCCTCAAGGTACTGGTACTGTTCCGAACGTGGTTGCACGAGTTTTCGACAGTCGTCGCCGCGGTCAGTCCTCACGTGCTGCCTGGTCTCGAGATCTTGAATCTCGGTGGGACACAAATATGGCGCATCGAAGAGAACGATTTAGTTCCCATGGAGAACTCATCGCTCAAGCACCTCCAGATAAACCTGTGCGACATGCTGACCTTTATGCACCCTCACGCACTAAAGCCGCTTAAGAATTTGGAGGGCTTATACTTCAGGGACAATTTGAACATGCCGCTCGACAACATCATCGATGTCATCACCAACATTAGTCAACAAACTTTTCGAGTTATTGACGTGAGTCAGCCAGTTTCAAAGAATGCCACGTACACAATATTCGAAGCAGTGTCTCGAACAACGGCGGAAGTAGTGATTTTTATACGGCTGCAAGATGCCACGCTGACGAAAGACTTTTTCCCCTTCATGCCGCGGGTTAAGTGCATAGTTCTAGAGTCTGGAAAAATACGAGACCTCAAACCCAAGGCTGTAGCCAACATGCCGAATCTCGAAGAAATAAGTTTCGTCAGGAATCAGTTCCTAGGAATACCACCCGGAATTCTGGAACCAAGACTGAAGGTATTGGATCTCAGTGGCTATGACCGGGGTTTTATCCAACTCGACGTTCCGGACTACGTATTTGACAAAATGTCGAACCTTAGGGAGCTTTATATGCGTTACAAAGCATTGCCTTCTTTAACAGAATTTACATTCTGGGGCTTGGTAAGCTTAGAGAACTTGGACTTGAAGAAATGTTCAATAGATTCACTTCCAGAAGGAGTATTCAAGCACCTTACTAAGCTTAAGCACATTGATCTCAGTCGAAACCCAATATTTCGTCCCGGCTCCTCTGTTAACATGAGGGCGTTTCAAGGTATTAACTCCCTAAAGACTCTCATACTTTCGGATACAAAGCTAACAGACTTGTCCTCATCGTTATCCTTTGAAGATCTGCAAGGATTAGAGTACATCGACTTGTCTAACAACTCCATATCGGTGCTACCCGATGATTTATTCAAAAGCAGCTATAACCTCGAGCATCTCAACCTTCGTGAAAACTTAATAGAAAGTTGGAAGCCACAGAAGTCATCCATAAAGAGGCTTAAAAGTTTAGATTTATCGCTTAATAAAATCCGGTACTTCAATCGTGATGCTTTGCGAAGCTTCGACCAACTTCACATCCTGGACCTTTCAGAAAacgtattttcgtgtacttgtgctATCCGTCCCTTCCTGGAATGGCTGAGGGGTACCAACGTCACCGTGCGCTACCTACCGTACACAACGCTGTACACGTGCAGTGATCCCTTAGAGATGGATGGTAAAGCTATCCTCACAGTCGACTCTCTCCTGCAACGAACATGCAAGCCAACGCTCATTGTCAGTATCATGTGTGTAGGCATTGTTATTCTAGTCATCATAAGCTTGCTCGTAGCTGGCTACATTTATAGGCGTCGCTACGACCGCTGGCTTCGGTCTCAGTCCATGGCGTCTTCTGTGGCCAGCAAGGTGTACCTGTACGACGCATTCGTGTCCTACAGCAATAGCGACACCCAGTGGGTCATCAGCAGGCTGCTGCCCCAGCTGGAGTGCAGTACTATAGGAAACCTCAAGTTATGCGTCTACGACCGTGATTTCGTCGCTGGACGCAACATTAGCGAATGTATCCTAGAGAGCATCAAGCAAAGCAGAAAAATTATTCTGGTGCTTTCGAACAGCTTCCTCCAGAGCCCCTGGTGCAAGTTCGAAACAGATCTTGCTCAGTACACGCTTCTTGAAGAGAACCGCGATGCCTTCATTCTGCTCAAAatctctcgtctcgacgaaacGCTCCTGTCGCCAAAGCTGAACTACCTCCTTAAGACGCGTATTCACCTGAGCTGGTCTCAGTCACCCAAGGAGGAAGTGGTCTTCTTCAGCAAGCTCCACACGGCTCTCACAGACGACAAAATTCGGCCTTTTTGTGATCAGAGAGCGCCGGCTGCAGCACCAAAGTTACTGTTCTTCAAGAAGGTCAGGAGGAAAGCTAACCTCGTCTAG
- the LOC142777099 gene encoding uncharacterized protein LOC142777099 → MENLKVKELIEICEELGITLGRAKRKQAILEIMKDEGVSAEEVDEAWVDIKARREEAERREVEAREREEAERREAREREERREAREREEAERQERLELKRLELAILQCSQAPSVASPTIQVSGFRIRDQLPPFVVGEDMAKYLVKFEHVCERNALEQSLWARNLLALLPGEVSDAITCLSREAFESYDEVKEMLLRRYKLSPEAFRQRFRYAEKGNESHVDFAFRLKADLIEWLKGEGVYDDRDKVVECVALEQFYRCIEDNVRLWLQDRLGEVQLNKAAELAEEYYTRRKLHSRAVRVEKDERKEGFSRKPDQRKPVPHRNFKKDPSLTKDSVGEGQTEAKKSSEVSTTQALEPENKRKPLICYNCKKEGHIARNCQEKFAFATIRESEKNIRLLEPYLQEIRVNEKTCRALRDSAATMDVVHPSLVSPDDFTGECAWIRQVAEEQSVRLPIATVVIEGPFGKLCTEAAVSAALNGRFSYLFSNNSEQLLKEQGKSFFPNLACMAPTRSQARKLSRKLDLVPCGELSSDLVGGSTEPQKGNFPHESCEQSRERPVAGAAGAVCAGGDDVAPLSQSERVATLSPVAESWSELPRVDRETLIRGQSEDLSIEALVESQIEALVESQKNAAKVLSKEHYEKSGKKRAFEVDNQVMRLQPPKRNKLEVDWEGPATVLSKPCDSNYEVKLGRRPDKIYNLKAVVNQQLNASEEEEAEIFSSSEIIERKSEVIWEQLNLEPSLSEGGPEKEDRRKIGSEFGDVFSDRPGNTRGIEHDIEPSGEESIRSKPYRCSHVQRRKCEPLLVPHRYRRLKVAGY, encoded by the coding sequence atggaaaaccttaaagtgaaggaactcatcgaaatttgtgaggaactcggcattactttgggccgtgcgaaacgaaagcaagcgatccttgagatcatgaaggatgagggagtgtcggctgaggaagtcgatgaggcctgggtggatatcaaagcacgccgtgaggaggctgaaaggcgagaagtagaagctcgcgaacgtgaggaggctgaaaggcgcgaagctcgcgaacgtgaagaaaggcgagaagctcgcgagcgcgaggaggccgagagacaagagcgcctagagttgaaacgactagaattggcaatcctacagtgttcgcaggcgcctagcgtagcttctccgacgattcaggtcagcggtttcagaattcgggaccaactgccaccgttcgtagtaggcgaggacatggcgaagtatctcgtcaagtttgaacacgtctgtgagcgaaatgctttggagcagtctctttgggcgcggaacctgctagctcttcttcccggcgaagtgtccgacgcgataacttgcttgtcgagggaagcgtttgagagctatgacgaggttaaggaaatgctcttgagacgttataagttgtcacccgaggctttcaggcaaaggttccggtatgctgaaaaggggaatgagtcacacgttgacttcgcgtttcgtcttaaagccgatttaattgaatggctcaagggcgaaggtgtttatgacgaccgcgataaagtggtggaatgcgttgcattggagcaattctaccgctgcatcgaggataatgtcaggctttggctgcaggacagacttggtgaagtacagctaaacaaggcagcagagttagctgaggagtattatactcgccgaaagttgcatagcagggcagtgcgcgttgaaaaggatgaaagaaaagagggcttttcaaggaaacctgatcaacggaaacccgttccgcaccgtaatttcaaaaaggacccgtctcttacgaaggacagtgtaggggaagggcaaacagaagcgaagaaatcgagtgaggtttctaccacacaggcattagaaccggaaaacaaacggaagccgctaatctgctacaactgcaaaaaggaagggcacatcgcgagaaactgtcaggaaaagtttgctttcgcaacgatccgagaatcagaaaaaaacattcggttgttggagccgtatctccaagaaattagggtgaatgagaaaacgtgccgagcacttagagactcagcggcaaccatggacgttgtccatccttcattggtgtctccggatgacttcacaggagaatgcgcgtggatcaggcaagtcgccgaggagcagagtgttcgcttaccaatcgccaccgttgtcattgaaggcccgttcggtaagctttgcaccgaagcggctgtgtctgccgcgctgaatggtcgtttttcttatcttttctccaacaactcggagcagcttctcaaagagcagggcaaatcgttcttccccaacttagcgtgcatggctcccacgcgatcgcaagcgcgaaagctttcgcggaagcttgacttggttccatgcggtgaactctcaagtgaccttgtcggcgggtcgacggaaccccagaaaggaaattttccgcatgagtcatgtgagcagtcacgcgagcggcccgtcgcgggagcggccggcgcggtatgcgctgggggagacgacgtggcgccattgagtcagagcgagagggttgcaacgctctcgcctgtagcggaaagttggagcgagctgccgagagttgatcgagagacgctcattcgagggcagagtgaggatctctcgattgaagcgctagtggaaagccaaattgaagcgctcgtggaaagccagaaaaacgcggcaaaagtgctgtcgaaggagcactacgagaaatcggggaagaagcgcgcttttgaagttgataatcaggtaatgcggctgcagccacccaaaaggaacaagcttgaggtggattgggaagggcccgccacagtattatcgaagccttgcgattcaaattatgaagtgaaattaggaaggcggccggacaaaatttacaacttgaaagcagtcgtaaatcagcagttgaatgcttcagaggaagaggaagcagaaatatttagttctagtgagataatcgaaaggaaatcggaagtaatctgggaacagttgaacctagagcctagcttaagtgaaggaggacctgagaaagaggaccggagaaagattggttccgagtttggagacgtgttttcggaccgccccggaaacacgagggggatcgaacacgatatcgagccaagcggtgaggagtcaatccgtagcaagccgtatcgttgttcccatgtgcaacgtcgaaagtgtgagccgctcttggtgccgcataggtatcgtcgcctaaaagtggccggttactga